From the Methanocaldococcus fervens AG86 genome, the window CATTGTTTCTATCTATTGCTATTGTGTATTGAGTTAAATCATTGGTTCCTAAGCTAACAAAGTTTATTCCCTCTTTTATAAAGTCTTCAATAATTAAAGCTGCTGCTGGTGTCTCAACCATAATTCCAAATGGTATGTCTTTACCCAACTCTAAGCCAACTTCCCTTGCAATTTCTTTAACTCTCTTAACTTCATCTGGATGAGTAACAAGAGGAATCATAATTTCTATGTTCTTATAGCCCTCTTCTCTCAATCTTTTAATTGCTTTCAACTCACATTTTAAGATATCAACTTCATCTAATCCTCTTCTAATTCCCCTCCAACCTAACATTGGGTTGTGTTCTATTGGCTCATTCTCTCCTCCTTCTAAGCCCCTAAACTCATCTGTTGGAGCATCTAACGTCCTGTAAGTTACAGGTCTTGGATAGAATGCATCTGCCACCTTTCTAATTCCATCCATTAACGCCTCTATTAATGCCTCTTCTCCTTCTTCCTCTAAAATCTTTCTTGGATGCTTTCCTAACCCTAAAACCATGTGCTCTGCTCTTAACAGCCCTACTCCATCTGCTCCTGTTGCTGCTGCTCTCTCAGCAACCTCTGGCATACTAACGTTAACCTTGACCTCTGTAGCAGTGATAATTGGAGCCTGCTGAACAACTGCTGTTGTTTCTGGTTTTTTCTCTTCAACTTTTTCAATTTTACCTTCATATACAATTCCTTTCTCTCCATCAACAGTAACAACCATGCCATCCTTCAAAATCTCTGTAGCTTTTTTTGTTCCAACGACACAAGGTGTTCCCAACTCTCTTGAAACGATTGCCGCGTGGCAAGTCAGCCCTCCTTCATCTGTTACAATAGCAGCTGCTTTTTTCATTGCTGGAACCATATCGGGGGTTGTCATCTTTGTAACTAAGATATCCCCTTCCTCAACCTTATCTATTTCACTAATGTCCATAATAACTTTGACAGTTCCACTTGCAATTCCTGGAGAAGCTCCAATACCCTTTAACAATATTTTTGCTTCAATCTCTTCTTCTTTTGCTTTTTTCTCTTTTTTGCCTTTCTTCAATGTAGTTATAGGTCTTGCTTGTAGCATGTAGAATTTACCCTTCTCATAAGCCCATTCAACATCCATTGGTCTTCCATAGTGTTTTTCAATGTTTAACCCTATTTTAGCTAATTCTTTAATTTCTTCATCTGATAAAACTTGTTTTTCTTTCATGTCATCAGGAACTTCAACAACCTTTGTTTCTCCTTTCTCATCCTTAACAAACATTGTTTCTTTTCTTGCTATATGTTTGTCAATGATTTTTAAGGTCTTTTTATTTACTATGTATGTATCTGGAGAAACAGAACCGCTAACAACTCCTTCTCCTAATCCCCACGCTGCCTCAATAACCAACTCATCGTAATTTTCGTTAATAGGGTTAACTGTAAACATGACTCCTGCCTTTTCAGCATTAACCAACTTTTGAACAACTGCAGCTAAGGCAACTTTAAAGTGGTCAAATCCTTTCTGCTCCCTATAGAAAATAGCTCTTGGTGTAAACAAAGATGAGAAACACTTTTGAACATATTTAACAACATTTTCAGCTCTTTTTATGTTTAAGTAGGTATCTTGCTGCCCAGCAAAACTTGCATCAGGTAAATCCTCAGCGGTTGCAGAACTTCTAACGGCGACTGTTACCTCATCTTCATTACACATCTCTGACAACTTATTGTATGCCTCGATAATAGCCAACCTTAAATCTTCTGGCATCTCTGCCTCTTCAATTAATTTTCTAATTTTCTTTGAAGCTTCCATTAATGCATCTGTATCGTTAATATCTAATCCACTTAAAATTTCCCTTATTTTATCCATTAAGCCTGTTTCTTTTATGAAGTGTCTGTAAGCATCGGCAGTTACAACAAACGCTGGTGGAACTGGTAATCCAGCATTCCACATCTCTCCCAATGAAGCTCCTTTACCTCCAGCAATATCAACATCTTCATTTGAAAGCTCATCCAACCATGCAATGAATTTCATTAATATCCCCTTTTTTGTTTTAGACAATTAACAATATATAGTGGATTATATAAACTTTTTATTTCTTAGATAGATTTAAATATATGAATTAATTCTCATAAAAATAAAATAGAAATAAAAAATTATTGCTTAATCAATTCTTTTCCTTTCTCAATAACTATTCTACATGGAACTGGCAATTTCATTGCTGCTCTTCTTAAAGCTTCCTTAGCTACTGGGAATTTATCAGGGTTTACCCATGCTGTCATAATTGCCTGCCCTTCTCTAACTCTTGCAGCTGTTCCAATTGGTTTTCCAAATGCTAATCTCATACCATCTGAAATTCTATCTGCCCCGGCTCCTGTAGCCATTTTGTGTTCTCTTAATATTTGGTGTGGGTAAACTCTAATTTGGAACTTATAACCTAATCTACCACACATTTTTGTTAAATACTTGTTTGCAGCAACTCTTGCTGCCTCTAAAGCGTTATGCCTTATCTGAATTGGTCTTGTAGCTACTAAATTAACTTTAACTGGAAATTCAGCTGATAAGTTACCCATTATAAAATGAACGACTTTTGGTTGTGGAACCCCTTTAACATACTCTTTTCTTGTGTATGGTGGTTTATCTACATCCCTGTAACATCTGTTTGGTCTCAAAGAAGCCATTATCATCACCTGTTTTTCAGCTGTTTCGTATAAATAGAATAGGGTTAGTTCTTTCCAACGTTCAACTATATAAGATTTATCTTGTTGCTTATATTCATAACTTAATATTTAAAGCTTACTGTAAGGTAGTTGTATGGATAAATGAGAAATCTATGAGTTTTAAAAAGCTTCAGAAATTTGTTATTCTAAAAAAATGAACTTTATAACCTGCTTAGCCACCTCTAAGATTTTCTTTGTAGTTATATATGAAACTGCCTCATCGTGATATTCAACACTTACATACTCCTCAACAATCTTAGCTCCTTTCTTTGTCAACTGTAAAGCTATAAAGTGCTCAACCGCATAGCCATCTCCGAACTTCACATCCTTTAAAAGCTCTGCCTTTATTATTCTAAATCCACACTGAACATCCCTAAAGAAATAGAATCTTTTTGAATATATGAACACTGCCAACGATGTTAAAACTGATGCAAAGAAATTAGATATCTGCCTATGCAACGGAATATGTTTGTATTTCCTAACACCAAAAACAGCATCAGCATTGGTATCTTTTAATTTTTTAAATAGCTTTGGTATATCCGCAGGTTTGTGTTGATAATCTCCATCAATATATACAATATACCTATATTTATTCAAAGATAATACAAACTTCGTTCCCTTCTCAATAGCTTTTGCCTTACCCTGATTTGTTTCATTTTTTATTAGATAAACGTTAATCTTAGAATTTTTTGAAAATTCTTCAACAACTTTTGAAGTGTTGTCTTTAGAGCCGTCATCTACCACTACAGCATCAATTCCCAATTTCTCTAAATCTCTCAAAACTTTTAAGATATTCTTCTCTTCATTGAATGCTGGAATTACCGCAATCATAATCTATCACAATTAGATAGTAAATTTAAATTTTAAAGGTTAAAATAGGAGATTAAAGCTTAATCAGATACATTACAACATATCCAAACGCCAATCCAAGGGCTAACCCAAAAATTCCGTAAATAATTGAGCCAATGTTACCTTGATTATTTTGGATAGTTACACTTTCATTTTTTTGCATATTTATTATATCTTCTATGTTATTTGTTGTTTTATTTGATATAGTAGTATTTGTTGTTATATTCACCTGTTGTGTAATATTTTCTGTTTTATTTAATATTTTATTTTCTTTATCTTCCTCTTTATTTAATGTAACATTCTTTTCTTCAACTTCAGTAATAGGAAGTGTTATTATTGTAATATTTCCCAAAAACTTCCTCTTTACAGATATTCCCTCAATAATATAGCTCATCTGAATCTTAATTGTATGATTTCCAGGTTTTACAGCCCTACCCTTAAATATATGGAACACTTTAGCATCCTCTGCCACTCCTGCATAATATAATGTAGATTCGTTAAACTCTATAGCATCTGAATAAACTGTAATATTAAAATTCTCTACAGCATAGGGGGCTCTCCATTGGAATATCACATATACTGAATCATTAACTAAGCATTTTTCTGGAGCAACTATGATATCTGGGTTTGAGGCGTAATTTGGCAGTAAAAGAAACAATAACGCAAATAAAATCGAAATAATAATTTTTTTCATTTTACCCCCCAAGTTTTAATTTTCTTAATCTTTCATTTAATTTATCAACTTCTTCTTTTGTTAATATTGTAGCTTCCCTAACTTCTTCTAATTCATCATGTAGCATCTTTACTTTAATTGCAAGTATTACGTTTAAAATCAAGCTAATAACTACAACATATAGTATAACTATATTCATATTTATCTCCCCCTAAACAGACCTTTAATAAACCTCGAGATGAAAGATTCCTTCTTTTTCTTAACCTTTGCCTCATACTTAACTCCAATTAATTTAGCCGCAATCTCCATAATCGCTTGAGCGGCTGGAGAATCTGGATACATGATAACAAGAGGGGTTCCAAAAGCAGCAGCCTTTCTAACATGAGGATCTTCTGGAACAACACCGATAACAGGAACTTCTAAAATAGTCTCAATTGCCTTAACTCCTAATTCTGTGCTCTCATTTGAAACCCTGTTAACAATAGCTCCAAGAATCTCAGTTCCAAGCCTTTTTGTTATGGCAATAATCTTTAACGCATCAGATATTGAAGATATTTCAGGATTCACAACAACAATCAAACCATCTGCTGAAGAAATTGCTATTAATGTCTCTTTTCCAATACCTGCTGGACAGTCAATAATTAAGATCTCAACTAAATCATGTATTGCTTTCAAAACCTCTTCGAGTTTTTCTGGTTTAGCCCTCCTAAACTTCTCCAATGAAATCCCTGCTGGAATAACTAAAACCCCTTCAGGTCCTTCGTAAATAGCATCCCTTATGTCCGCTTTACCTGCCAATACATCATTTAAAGTTATTGGCTTTCCTTCCAATCCCATAATTAACTCCAAGTTTGCCATTGCTATGTCAGCGTCTAAAACAGCTACTTTTTTACCAAATTTTGCCAATGCTACAGCAAGATTTGCAGCAATCGTTGTCTTACCAGTCCCCCCTTTTCCAGAAGCTATTGCAATAGTTATTGCCATTAATGTCACCTTTAACGTATTTCCTATAATCATATAACTTAAATTAAAAGTAATATATAAAGATTTTTTTTATTTCGCGTTATTTATGACAGATTATGTATTTAGTCATTATTTTTTCGTTTGTTCCTTTTATCTTCATCTCTCCATTCTCAATAACTACCACATCTCCATCCTTAAAGTTACCCTCTACCTCTACAACTTTAAATACATTTGGAGGATCTATTTTATCAATGGCTATGTAGTTATCATAAAGATGGAGTTTTCCATCTTTAATAACCCCAATTTCCCCATTTTTCACAATCTTATTAATGATGGTCATAACTTTTCCAAATTCAATAAGCTGTTTCCTTAACTCATCTCTATATTTGAACAAACTTTCAATATCTTTTCTAACAACTTCTTCAAAGTTCTTTTCGTATTTATCCACACTATAAATATCATATTCTTTACTTATCGTAGGATTCCAGTTTAATTTTTCAAATATGTCCCTTATTACGTTTTCTATTTGTTCTAAAGGCATCATTGGAAATAATTTTGCAGAGCTTTTTAATTCTTCTTCAGCTTTCTTTTTTAAAAATCTATTCCCTAAAACTACAATTCCAAAACCTTCTTTTATTACCTCGTTTGTTACAGTGTCATTTAATATATCAACAATGGCACATTTTCCCTTTGTTGCATAAACCCTCCTCCTCTTTGCTTCAATTCCTAAACTCCTAACCTCCCCAACAACTACAGAATCAGATATTTTCCTAACTTTTTCTCTATTATCTTCAATTATGATCTTTATGTTAAGCTCATCAGCTAATTTA encodes:
- the ppsA gene encoding phosphoenolpyruvate synthase: MKFIAWLDELSNEDVDIAGGKGASLGEMWNAGLPVPPAFVVTADAYRHFIKETGLMDKIREILSGLDINDTDALMEASKKIRKLIEEAEMPEDLRLAIIEAYNKLSEMCNEDEVTVAVRSSATAEDLPDASFAGQQDTYLNIKRAENVVKYVQKCFSSLFTPRAIFYREQKGFDHFKVALAAVVQKLVNAEKAGVMFTVNPINENYDELVIEAAWGLGEGVVSGSVSPDTYIVNKKTLKIIDKHIARKETMFVKDEKGETKVVEVPDDMKEKQVLSDEEIKELAKIGLNIEKHYGRPMDVEWAYEKGKFYMLQARPITTLKKGKKEKKAKEEEIEAKILLKGIGASPGIASGTVKVIMDISEIDKVEEGDILVTKMTTPDMVPAMKKAAAIVTDEGGLTCHAAIVSRELGTPCVVGTKKATEILKDGMVVTVDGEKGIVYEGKIEKVEEKKPETTAVVQQAPIITATEVKVNVSMPEVAERAAATGADGVGLLRAEHMVLGLGKHPRKILEEEGEEALIEALMDGIRKVADAFYPRPVTYRTLDAPTDEFRGLEGGENEPIEHNPMLGWRGIRRGLDEVDILKCELKAIKRLREEGYKNIEIMIPLVTHPDEVKRVKEIAREVGLELGKDIPFGIMVETPAAALIIEDFIKEGINFVSLGTNDLTQYTIAIDRNNELVSKYYKEDHPAVLKLVEHVIKTCKKYGVKTSICGQAGSRPHIVEKLVEWGIDSVSANIDAVETIRRVVARTEQKVILNFIRKSYLEKE
- the rplJ gene encoding 50S ribosomal protein L16, with amino-acid sequence MASLRPNRCYRDVDKPPYTRKEYVKGVPQPKVVHFIMGNLSAEFPVKVNLVATRPIQIRHNALEAARVAANKYLTKMCGRLGYKFQIRVYPHQILREHKMATGAGADRISDGMRLAFGKPIGTAARVREGQAIMTAWVNPDKFPVAKEALRRAAMKLPVPCRIVIEKGKELIKQ
- a CDS encoding glycosyltransferase family 2 protein, encoding MIAVIPAFNEEKNILKVLRDLEKLGIDAVVVDDGSKDNTSKVVEEFSKNSKINVYLIKNETNQGKAKAIEKGTKFVLSLNKYRYIVYIDGDYQHKPADIPKLFKKLKDTNADAVFGVRKYKHIPLHRQISNFFASVLTSLAVFIYSKRFYFFRDVQCGFRIIKAELLKDVKFGDGYAVEHFIALQLTKKGAKIVEEYVSVEYHDEAVSYITTKKILEVAKQVIKFIFLE
- the minD gene encoding cell division ATPase MinD: MAITIAIASGKGGTGKTTIAANLAVALAKFGKKVAVLDADIAMANLELIMGLEGKPITLNDVLAGKADIRDAIYEGPEGVLVIPAGISLEKFRRAKPEKLEEVLKAIHDLVEILIIDCPAGIGKETLIAISSADGLIVVVNPEISSISDALKIIAITKRLGTEILGAIVNRVSNESTELGVKAIETILEVPVIGVVPEDPHVRKAAAFGTPLVIMYPDSPAAQAIMEIAAKLIGVKYEAKVKKKKESFISRFIKGLFRGR
- a CDS encoding DUF2121 family protein translates to MSLIICYYGKNGAVIGGDKRQIFFRGNEEKRKILEEKLYNGEIKSEEELYKLADELNIKIIIEDNREKVRKISDSVVVGEVRSLGIEAKRRRVYATKGKCAIVDILNDTVTNEVIKEGFGIVVLGNRFLKKKAEEELKSSAKLFPMMPLEQIENVIRDIFEKLNWNPTISKEYDIYSVDKYEKNFEEVVRKDIESLFKYRDELRKQLIEFGKVMTIINKIVKNGEIGVIKDGKLHLYDNYIAIDKIDPPNVFKVVEVEGNFKDGDVVVIENGEMKIKGTNEKIMTKYIICHK